CTAATGTTTCTGCCAGGTGAGACACAACATATGTGCTGCACAAGGTGTTACAGAGAATGCACTCTGATACGGTTAGTGTCATTCTCTCAATTTATTTTCGTCATCAGtgtctgaaatgtttatttgcCACCCATGCAGGTTCTGGCTAGCAGATTGCCACCAGATCCCAGAGACAGTGGGTTTGGCCATGCAGCTGTACAGGGAGCTGATCTGCGTGCCCTACATGGccaagtttgttgtgtttgccaAGATGAACGACCCAGTGGAGTCCAAGCTGAGGTGCTTCTGTATGACGGACGACAAGGTCGACAAAACCCTGGAGCAACAGGAGAACTTTGAGGAGGTGGCCAGGAGCAAAGACATAGAGGTACGGAGTCCTGTGTTGATTACttggtatttgttttattgcttttcgTCCTCAATAAAACTGGCAGGCCAAGATCACATCCAGGTGTTTGGACTGTACTTGGTCGGATCACTGATCATGTTTTACAAATCCACAAGAACTTAACAATAGACCAAGAATGCATATTGAGAAaagctcttcttcctcaggcCTCTTTAGCCGTGCTTTCTGCCATGCTTGGCTGATTAGGGTAATTAAACCCATGCACAAACCAAAGACACTTGCGCTCCCTCTGCAAGGCCAGTAGAGGTTCAGCCTTTTTGCCTCTGGTACTGGGTTCCATTGCACATACAGATGATCCCCAGATGTGCCAAAATTGCCCATTATGAGAGCTTACTTGTGTGctgtgttccatcttcatttACTATGACCCAGTAACATATAATCCGGTTCTTGTACCTCTGTAGTAAATTTAGAAGTGAAGAACATTCATCATGAGACAAAACCTGTACAAATAAACTCTGTAGATATTCAGATATActcaaatttttaattttcgaGCAGGAGGCGTTCCATTTTCTATCAGAGTGTTTGGAAAACTAGTTGCATAGATAAATACTCCGTTATATATGCTGCAGACAGTAAACTCGACTTCGACAACTGCAGTTGTTAATTAGTCCAAGCATCTTTGTATGAATTGTGTTCTGTACAATAAAACGCAACATTTTACTTCATGTTATAAAGTTTTGGATTCGATATTGTCTAGGATTAGAAGCGAGTTTCAAACTTGTCGAGATAAATTGCTAATTTTGTTTATCATGAGTGTTGTTTTTACTTCAGGTTCTGGAGGGAAGGCCCATCTATGTGGATTGTTACGGAAACCTGGCTCCTCTAACCAAAGCTGGTCAGCAGTTAGTTCTGAACTTCTACGCCTTCAAGGAGAACCGCTTGCCTTTCTGTGTCAAGGTACCCTGGCATACAGCACACTCCGTCATCATTATTACCTCCTGCTCAAGCTGGAACGTGGAGCAGGAGCCTCTATAAATCAGTGtcacaaaacttttttttaaaaagttactaAAATTACActcgagatgagatgagatgagatgaaatttAGAGTTCTGTCCTTCTCTGCCCCTCTTACCAGTCAATTCTAGTTTCATGTAGAGTTAAAGTGGTTTACAAAGTATAACCCAGTTTCCTTTCCTGCTAAATATCCTCATCTCATTGATCTACCCATTAACTCTCCATAATCGATCCTTTAATCGATGTTTAATGGGTGTGCATTAGATCAGGCACTACTTTATCACAACACCACCACTAAAGAATGAAGGCATGGCCTGGGTAACACTGCAAGagaatgtgtaaaaacaaaattaaaggTACGAGTTGAAGTTTTCTGTTGAATAGAGGATAGACATTTCAGGCCATACAAGATGCACTCATTTTAAACCTTCTGTCCGTGGCTTCAAACATTAAATTTCACACATTGATGAATTTGTTGAGTGCAGCTTTGTGTGAAAAATGGCCATGAAGCACAGTTGTAGAGAAgcaaggagtaaaaaaaaaaaatacaaatacctGAGTGCACAGTTAAtaataggagaaaaaaaagaaaggagtaCATAAAGAAGCGATTTTCTCTCTCTAGGTTAGAGATCCCAGTCAGGAGCCATGCGGCCGCCTCACTTTCCTGAAAGAGTGTAAGACCATGAAAGGCATTCCACAAACGGCCGTGTGCAACCTGAACATCACACTTCCTGCGGTGAAGAAGGTAAGGCAGTGTGAACTCACCATTCTCTGTTGTCACGTCCATAATCATACTCATGGTCAGGGTTAGTTATCAGCCCCACCAGTAACACTGAAAgataaaaagacagagaaagacttTGGCCAAACTGCCGCCACTGTGTCTTTTATCTGTTTCAAGCTTCTCTCTATGTATATCGGTTACCTTTGCAGTGGATTCTCGTCATTGGCTGTTTCATTTTGCTCCTACCTGCTTTTTGATTTGGATGACATGCTTTTTGGCTGAGGGCTTCTGTGCAAAACAGTTTTTAGGGCTGGCTTTTTTGTGGCTTGACTTCTTTTgccgtctctgctgctgctttagttttttgtgtgcgtgtgtttgtttggtctattttctttttttttttgcttttgtttgctaaAGTCGCTTCTCTTCTGCGTTGGAGCTTCTGTCAATCACTCCTTTTTCACACCCTGAtgtttcttttccccccctgcTTTCCATTATGTTACACCCCCTGTTTCTGCAATGCATCTTGGGAACCAGGAAATGGAGTCAGATGCCGAGGATGAGGTAAACCACACCCTCCCCACCATGTGCTTTCCTCTGCGCTAGATCTATAGCGGCCCCGCTCTGCTCTTCATAGCCTTATTCTTTCTGCTTCCTACACGGGCAATACAAGCTTTCTACATCCAAAGCAACATTTAGCAGCTCAGTTTTTGCATGatatatagtaaataaaaattacttGCTTCATGTTCTTATCCCCTGCGCTCTACAGAATGTGACAGAAGTGACTCCGGAAGTCGCTTGTCCTTAAGTCAAGGTTcaacaaattttaatttaaagtttgtaTCATGAGTAACTCAAGCTAATTTGATTAGCTTGTCATTGTAGCACCGACATTTACAGTGCAGTGAATACTCTTAAAAGAGAATTTGCAATTCTGCAATTAAATATGGGCTGCTTTTTTATGCAGACTACAGGGTTTGCTTTAATTTGACATTTCAGGGTCCAAATGCTGCTCCGCTGGCAGCACTATTGACTGTAGGGTGACCTAGAACTGATaggtttttgtcttgtttgctATTGTTGCAGACTGAAAAGCCAGAACGACGTCATACCTTTGCATCCCTAGCCTTACGTAAGCGCTACAGCTATCTGGCCGAGCCTGCACTGAGTGAGTTTGACATCTTCACTAACAAACCCTTTGATGACTATAATAATGCCAAGATTCGTAGTTACGATAGTTGATTAACACTTTTAATTAACCTGTAAAATGCGTGATCAATATTTAGATAGATGTGACCCAatgtaataaatacatatttctcATCCTACATACATGCACTGTCCACATGCTTGTTATCAACATGGTACATATTTTTCTGCATGGGTCAATGAGTGGTTTTTAAGTTTCTGTGCCATACTTGCCCACGTTGTGAGTTGTACCTCTTCTGggtttgtttgattgatttcCACTGCTGAGTTTTACAAGTCTGAATGCACTAAAATTTTTCTTTGACTTGCCTACATAGTAGGCATTTTGGAAGTAGGTCAAAGgaaaattttatttgtattacatTTGTCCCCTTGGAGTTTAAAGCTCTTTTTGGCTTTGTGATGATGTAGCAGCTTTATGTGGGACAACAATGCATGTTAGACGTCTTGACTTTGGCTTTCTTTCAAGTGTTTCTTCTAAGTTTGTCACAGTTTCTGCTTGTCACCGATTGGATGCTGCATGacaaaatggaccaaaacttTAGTCTTCGGGCGgtcattttgtcatattttgttctccaaacaaaaaaaaaaggaccttgGTTCTGTTGTATCGTAGCGTCTAAATTGTCTTTGAGGAATCTGTcattatatcattttttttggaCCAAACAGATAAAAGGCACTTTAAAAGCAGATTGAGATCAGAGTCAGAATCCATATGCTGGTATTTGAACATCTGAAGTCCAAAGAgagaagttgtttttgtgttaacaaAGGTGCATTTGTCGTGCCATTTTCTGTTGTCAGCTGTTGGTCTACACCATGTCTTTGGAAGTTTACTTTGCTGCTTTTTGtgctttgttcagttttttccttatgttgtttttgctgttgttgttgttgtttgtgtcatcTTCCAATCCTGAATCATACAGGAACACACCTGTTTCTTTTAATAACTCCATCCATTTAAGTCAATACTCAAATATATTACCTCAGCACATAAAActgctgtttttccttcctAATACTAGGATTGCATCACTGACctactcttcctcctctggtcTCTCCTTTCACATTTTGTTCATCCTTTTTCTTACCCTACATAATTTTCTGTTATCTTTACTATTCTACATTCTttcggttgttttttttttttattttccattcctTCTTCATCATAATTTCTACAAATTCACCTGAAGAAACTGCAGTCGAGCGAAGCACAACCGCAAGAACACTGCCTGCTGGTTACCCTCACAAACCTGTCTTTCCAACCAGACCTTACCCACCATGGTCGACTGCTCCTATTACCGTCCCTGGCCAAACAAGGCCCCTCGGAGTGGGGGGTTCCATCACCTGTACCGATTCACCGGCCGGCtcaccagctgcttctccattaAAATCTACCTGGCCCCTCTCAACCCCTTCACCTGCATGCCCTGCAACTATCAAACTAACACTGggagctccaccaccaccacccaaccAGTCGTCCCCAGTTAAATCTGTCAGTGACATAGTGTCCTCATCTCCCATCAGATCATACAGGACTATGCCCTCTCCCATTAAAACTGTTGTCCAGCACGGTCAGTACCCTGCCCAGGTCTCTGGAAGCCCTTGTAAACTTGCCACAGACCCTGCTTCTATAAAAAACCTTGCTTCAGCGTACACGTCAAGGACTTCTTCACTTCACTTAGTACCCAATGGTTCTATACCAGAGAGGTCTTCAGCTCCTATTCCTCCTGCAACATCACAGAAGACACCATACAATATGTACAATTCTAATCTGCCTTTTAAAACTGCCCTTGGACCCACAGTTGTGACAGATGCAGGGGCACTCCCTATTTCTTCTGTTAAAAACATCTCCACTCTGTCCTCCTTGAAAACGTCTGTTGATTCAACACTCTCATCTCGAGGAGGAAGGACTTCCCTCTCATCTCTGTCCTCAACTGGCCAGACAACAATTCCCTCCTCTGAATTCTCTATGATGAATGGATCAGTTTCACCAGTTAAAtatccatcctcctcctccacgccaTCCTCCCCTTCTTCACGCCTTCTCTCAGAGAGGAGTAGCAGCCTACAGGAGAGGATTCAGGCCACCACCCAGGCAGCAACCTCTGGTGTCAGTGCCGCCATAAACGAAGCCATAGACTCATACTCCGTCTCGGGCTATGGCACTCTTAAATCACTAACCTCCTCGCGTAGAACTGCAACTACAAGTTCTGCTTACGGTTCTCTGAGATCTGTAACTGCCCCCACCAGCTCAACAGGCTCATCAAATACAATGACTGTACCTGTTTATTCATTGGTCAATGTCATCCCAGAGACTCCTGTCAAACCAGGGCCTGGGTCACTCAAAATGGCGCTTCCTGACTCCTCCCGTGCCTCATCCTcaacttcttcctctttgtcttcctgtGTTACTGCAACAAAATTAAAGTCCCAATTGAAATCCCCTCCTTTTATCACGCCGCCCATTATCCATCCGACAGCAGCTTCCAACCAGGAAATACTGAAAGATGTAGCAGACATGAAAGAAGATCTAATCAGAATGACAGCTATcttacaaacagacacacagacagcagcTAAAACTGTACAAACATCACATACTGGCACTCCCAAAGAGGCTAAAATAGAGGATGAGGAGCCATTTACTCTTgtggagaaagtgaaagaagatTTAGTCAAAGTCAGTGAGATATTACAGAAAGATGTCATAAGCGAAGGTAAGACCATTGCAGGTAAAGAGAAAGCCTCAGAGGATGAATGGGAGGAGTTTTCCAAAGATGAAATTGAGGAGGCACAAAGAAGTGCCCTTTTAGATTATTATCCACCTTTTGATGAAAACACCCTTCTATTAAAGCACCCGTCCATGTCAGGCAAAGATTTAGAATTGGCAAAAGTTGTAGATTATCTTACAAATGACATTGGTGCTAACTCCCTCTCAAAAATGGCCGAGCTGAAATGTAGGTATGAGGAGGAGGCAAAaagggaaggagaagagaagcaaAAACGTGTTCTCAAACCATCAATGTCAATACAAGAGCACAAACTCAAAATGCCTCCACCAGTTTCGGGCATGCTTAGGTCTCCCTCAGAGAAGGACCTAAGCAAACTCGCAGAGTCATATCAGGGATCGGACACAATACTAGAATCACCTGAGGACCTGTCTCATGAGCAGGATAAGAGTCCGCTGTCAGACAGCGGGTTTGAGACCAGGAGTGAAAAGACTCCCTCTGCTCCTCAAAGTGCAGAGAGCACAGGACCTAAGCCTTTGTTCACAGATTCACCTATCCCTCCTTGTGTAACTGAGACCAGGACCGAAGTGGTCCACATTAGAAGCTTTGAACAGCCTGATGATCCTTGTGAGCCTGGATTCATGGAGGAGGCTGCATCGGCTCTACCGGCTATGGAGCCAGAAATAGCTTCAGCAAATTCTAGCAAAGCCTTGCAGATGAAAATGCCAGAAGAGGACTCAATGATGAACAAAAGTATGTGTCTTAAAGAGGAAACTCATATTACTACCACTACACGAATGGTCTATCACAAGCCCCAGCTCACTGATGGTGCAGAGATGATAGAGGAAGGCATGTCGGTTAGAGATATAATGAAAGCTTTCCAGTCAGGCAGGGACCCATCTAAGGACCTGGCAGGTCTTTTTGAACATAAGGCTAGCCAGGATTCTGTCAAAGGTGATGAACTAACACCTAGATTTCTTGATAGAGACATTAAATCGAAACCCAAAGTTGAAAGGATAATTGAGGTTCATATTGAAAAGGGCCACAGCTCTGCAGAGCCAACTGAGTTCATCATCAGGGAAACCAAGAAACATCCTGAGCTTTATGTCTATAAAGGGGACCGTGGAATAAGGGAACTAACTGATTATGATGAAGcccaacaagaagaagaggagcttACTGCAGAAGAATCACTGCCCTCCTTCCTCGAAACATCACGTGTTAATACCCCTGTGTCACAGGAGGAGGATAGCCGCCCAAGTTCCGCCCAACTGATGGCAGATGATTCATATAAAGCTCTAAAGCTATTGAGCCAGCACtcagtagaatactgtgatgaTGAGCTATCTGAGATCCGAGGCGAGTCGTATAGGTTTGCCGAGAAAATGCTTCTCTCAGAAAAACTTGATGTGTCATCACTGCCGCAGTCTGACACAGAGGATTCAGCAACGATGACTGACAAAAGTCGGCACCTAGTTTCTGAGGAGAGTGGTAGCCGTAGTACTGAGACTATGAGTCAGCAACATGGAAGCCCCAAAAGGGAGTTTGTTTCTAAGTCATCTAAAGATGGATCCCCGAAATCTGGTAAATTCTTGCACAGGGATGATCCATCTCAGTTTGATAAAGTGACGGTGCTCCATTACTCCACAGAACAAGGCAGCCCCAAACATGCAGTCTGGATGAGATTTACAGAGGATAAACATGACAGAAGCAGGGAGAAGCTACTTTATGAGGATAGGGTTGACCAAACTGTAAAggaagctgaagaaaaactcaGTGAAGTGTCACAGTTCTTCCGTGACAAAACAGAGAAGCTCAATGATGAGCTGCAATCTCCTGAGAAAAAGCCTGTAAGACGAGAGCCAAAGGAACCAAGGTCCTGGCCTAGCTCAGCCTGTAGCAGCCctgagaaaacacagcaaaaaccTAAGGTAGGAGAAGAGGCTTTCAGCAAAAGCAAACTCAGGGAGCCATCAGTTGGTAAAATGTTTGGCAGCACCACAactgctgaaaagaaaagctccAGCTTACCAAGCAGTCCCCAGAAAAGTGTTCTGTCTCATACCAGTGAggataaaattaaacaaactaagACTAGTGAGTCTGAACCTTCTTCCCCTGCTCATGTAAAATCAACATCTAAAGTAAGTGCTGTGAGAATGAAGTTTGAATCTGAGGCTCAGAAAATTGTTCAAAGTCAGTCTAGTCCAACCAAAATTCCTCCTCCAGTGCAGCCAAAACCTTCAATTAAGAAATTACAGGAGAGCAAGCTTCCCATTTATCAGTTTGCAGGAGGAAAATCATCCAAATctgaaacaacagaagaagGAAGCACTAAAAAGGATGTTGAGAAGGACATAGGTGACAGTAAACCCACTTTAATGTCAATGCCTAAATCTTCAAAAGTTGACAAAAACATCCCAGAAGCCTTGCCACAAATTAATGAAACAAAGTCTGACAAAGCAACTGCTAAAGGGAAAGTTATTCACTCCAGTCTTACTCAGGAAATTAAAGAAAGCATTAAAGTTCAGAAAGCTCAGGCTCCTGCCCTCCGTGACACTGCTAAACTGGCAGAAAAAGTCAGCGATGCTAAAAAATATCAGCAAATCACAACAATTGAGTCAGCCTCCAAAGAAATGgtcacagagctgcagagagatgCAGAGGAACCACTAAACAAAAACctcagaaaaaagacagaatccCAAATTCCTGTAAGAACAACACCCTCCACTTTAGATAATGATCCCACAAAGAAGCAGACATTAGCTAAACCCTCACAGATACCTACTCTGTCTAAAACCAAAATACTCAGTCCTGACGCAACCCCTGCAAAAACAGATCTAACCTTTGAAATTCTTGATAATGCACCCAGAGATTCCAACTCCAATAACCTTCCTAGTCCCAGAGAAATGCTGGAGAAAGTCATAACCCCTCCTGTTGCTATAACAACCAAAGAAGATCCAAAGAACTTCAAGGGCATCAAAACGTTGCCTGTTTATGTCAGTGTCCAGGTCGGCAGGCAGGCGGAGAGGGAAGCAAAGGGAGCAGTGTACACAGTCAAACAGAAATCAAACTCAGCACTCAGCCCTATAAGCCCAGATGATGACACACTAGAACAGGTCTCTTTCATTGACAGCTCAGGAAAAAGCCCCCTTACTCCAGAGACCCCCAGCTCTGAGGAGGTCAGCTATGAGATTACATGTAAGACCCCTGATGGCTTGATGGAATTCCTGACAGGGAAACCAAGCCCCATTATGGAAGTATCTGAGGAATTAGAGGAAGACGATCAGGGCAACGTTGAGACCTTAACAGAAAGTAAAACTGGTGTTCATGTTACCCAGGCTGACCTAGCTAATGCCAACGAAGAAGAAAGGACAGTTACTGATAACCAGCAGGATTTTACCAATAATTTCAACCAGCAAGAAACAACAATGTCTGATATGCGTGATGAAATAACAGGGCAAGAGAGGCAAGAAGTCTCAAAAGATAAAGGTATTGCATATATTGAgttccctccccctcctcctctggacTCAGTTTCAGAAAATTCCGACCCAGAAAGGAAAGGTTCCTGTGCATCTTcagagactgagacagaaaTGATGGACGTGAACTTACAGGAAGAGCATGACAAGCATCTGCTGACCGAGCCAATTATACGGATACAGCCACCTTCCCCGGTGAACCTTGGGGCAGATGACAGTCAATCAGATGACGACAATGGGGACGATGAGTCAATCTTTCAACCGATTCCTTGTAAGAAATTCACTTTCAAAGttcctgaggaggaggagaagaagaaggagaaggaaaagacagctaaagtgaaaaaacatgacaaaaatggaaataataaagaaCCTCAAAATGGGACCAATGGTTCCAATGGTTCCAGCAATGGATCTAAAGGTTCTAATGGCAAAGCAGAGGATTATGAATATGAACAAAATGGAAATGACCAGTCAATAACTGATTGTTCGATAGCCACAACGGCTGAGTTTTCTCATGACACAGATGCGACTGAAATAGATTCCCTTGACGGGTATGAACTTCAGGATGAGGATGATGGCCTGTGCGAGCAGGCAGATTTAAGGCTGTTTGGTCTCCCAGACAGCCGGAGAGACGTCTGGGCGACAGACTCGTATAGGTCCTGTGACCGCTCTTTTACCCAGACCAAACTGGAGGTTATTGAAGAGGAGAAAACTCCAGAGGAATGTCAAAAGGACACTGTCAAAAATGATATACCTTCAAATGGTGTTCAGTCTGATGGTGTTAGTAAAGATGGAGCTAAAAGTCAGGAGCAAAAACTCTCTGATAAAGAGGGATTTTCAGACACTTACTTTAGTTATAAGTTAGAAGAGGAGTTTAACTCTCCTTTTAAGACTGTTGCCACTAAAGGGCTGGACTTTGACCCTTGGCCCAGTaaaggtggagaagaagaaatcgtTGACATGGGAGGGACAAGGGGAAGCAATGGTGAGCCTAAGCCTTATGGATCGGCAGTCGACGACCAGTCTCAGGTCACAACACCAGATACTACCCCAGCCCGAACTCCAACGGATGATAGCACGCCGACGAGCGAGCCAAACCCATTCCCCTTCCATGAAGGGAAGATGTTTGAGATGACACGCAGTGGTGCGATTGACATGAGCAAGAGGGACATGGTGGAGGAGAGGCTCCAGTTTTTTCAGATTGGTGAGCATTCCTACTCAGCGGGCAGGTACAGGGTTAGGGACTCAGAGATTGAAGCCTCCTCACAACACAGGGATCAATTTATTATTCAAGATCCTACAAGTATCTTATCAGTCCCTCAAATCTCTATTCAGACTACTACTGTCCAGCTAGAAATATCAAAGGCGGCTGGGAGTTACAGCATGTGCAGAGATTCAGCCTCAAACCCAGAGCCTAAATTTTCCACTTTTAAAACAGGATTCAAGCAATCACATGATAAAACCTCAGATACTTCAGGTAGCACTTCTAAATGTAGAACTCAAAGCACCTTGAATTGTTCTAATGACAAAACCTCAGGAACAACTGTAGATAGTTTTTACTCTGCAACATCAAATTATGCAGATTATTGTACTTTAATTACATCAACCATTACAGATAACAGTTTGAATAATAAATCCTCTTGCACTACACAAGATTATTCAAATAGCAGAATTCCTTCAGGTACATTCCAACAGAGCACAGTTTATTCTTATGGCCATTCACAACAGGTTAGCAATTCCCAAACAAGTAGCAGCAATACCAGTAGCAACATCCCTGATACCAATTTTATCAATTCAGGTGTCTTTCAGCCTGGCAGTATTGTGTTCAACTTGTTGTCCTCCTCAGCACCCACTCTGCAGGAGGTCAGCAGGATTGAAACATCCTTCAGCCAGTTAGAGGCAAACAGCAGGGACAGCAGGACGTTTCCTTGTGTAGCAATAATAAACATGGAAGCCAAAGAGAGCAAAGGCCAGATATTGAAATCCAGGTTACCACTGAGGGTGCCCTGCCTAAAACTATGCAGTCAGAGTCACCCAATTATGAAATACCagacacaagaaaacaaattcCTAATTAGGAAACACACTATGCAAAAAGCCAGGGAAAGATTGGACCCTTTTCAGGGTTTATTTCCAAAGTCTAGGATCCCAGTGATGAAAGCCATTAAATACCCGTCTTGTTCTCAGGGGCGGAATCAGGTTAGAACCAAATCTGCAATTAGTGATGGGAGCATTAAAACAGCCAAGGGTGATAAGCAGCAAACAAAGAACAGATTCAGTACTGAACACAGATACAGTTTAACAAAGCCCCCCAGAAGAGGTACCCCAaaagatacagagagaaaaaacagcgCAGCActctcaaaaaacacaaaaacgaAT
This window of the Mugil cephalus isolate CIBA_MC_2020 chromosome 16, CIBA_Mcephalus_1.1, whole genome shotgun sequence genome carries:
- the LOC125022127 gene encoding ankyrin-3-like isoform X37; the protein is MAHAASQLKKKADENLNAAEDEKEKKKGKKKLREVKKKTDVNACYLRAARAGNLEKALDYLKNGVDINICNQNGLNALHLASKEGHVEVVAELIKQGANVDAATKQKGNTALHIASLAGQTDVVKELVTHGANVNAQSQNGFTPLYMAAQENHMDVVQFLLDNGSSQSIATEDGFTPLAVALQQGHDQVVSLLLENDTKGKVRLPALHIAARKDDTKAAALLLQNDHNADVESKMMVNRTTESGFTPLHIAAHYGNINVATLLLNRGAAVDFKARNDITPLHVASKRGNSNMVRLLLERGAKIDARTKDGLTPLHCGARSGHEQVVEMLLDRGAPILSKTKNGLSPLHMATQGDHLNCVQLLLHHEVPVDDVTNDYLTALHVAAHCGHYKVAKVIVDKKANPNAKALNGFTPLHIACKKNRVKVMELLLKHGASIQAVTESGLTPIHVAAFMGHENIVHQLIHHGASPNTSNVRGETALHMAARAGQSNVVRYLVQNGARVDAKAKDDQTPLHISSRLGKLDIVHQLLANGACPDATTSSGYTPLHLAAREGHRDIAAALLDQGASLGIITKKGFTPLHVAAKYGKIEVANLLLQKNAPPDAAGKSGLTPLHVAAHYDNQKVALLLLNQGASPHAAAKNGYTPLHIAAKKNQMEITTTLLEYGASTSTVTRQGITPLHLAAQEGNVDIVTLLLARDAPINMGNKSGLTPLHLAAQEDKVNVAEVLVNQGAVVDPETKLGYTPLHVACHYGNVKMVNFLLKNQAKVNAKTKNGYTPLHQAAQQGHTHIINLLLQYGASPNELTTNGNSALSIARRLGYISVVDTLKVVTEETVTTQTVTEKHKINVPETMNEVLDMSDDEVCKANVPEMLTEDYFSDVEEEMDFENICISYSCDDAMTGDTDKYLAPQDLRELGDDSLPQEGYMGFSVGARSQSPKVSLRSFSSDRSNTLNRSSFTRDSMMIEEILAPAKEMMLCKEKSFIVEQHNKHLAVAKDFDSDSLRRYSWTGDALDNVNLVSSPIHSGFSSPLPQYDSRFLVSFMVDARGGSMRGSRHNGMRIIIPPRKCTAPTRITCRLVKKHKLASPPPMVEGEGLASRLVEVGPAGAQFLGPVIVEIPHFGSMRGHERELILLRSENGETWKEHLYDCKTDDLNQLLNGMDEELDSPDELERKRICRIITKDFPQYFAVVSRIRQETNQMGPEGGTLCSRSVPLVQASFPEGALTKKIKVGLQAQPVPDEAVKKILGNRATFSPIVTVEPRRRKFHKPITMTIPIPPLSGEGLTNGYKGDSTPCLRLLCSITGGTSPAQWEDITGTTPLTFVNDCVSFTTNVSARFWLADCHQIPETVGLAMQLYRELICVPYMAKFVVFAKMNDPVESKLRCFCMTDDKVDKTLEQQENFEEVARSKDIEVLEGRPIYVDCYGNLAPLTKAGQQLVLNFYAFKENRLPFCVKVRDPSQEPCGRLTFLKECKTMKGIPQTAVCNLNITLPAVKKEMESDAEDETEKPERRHTFASLALRKRYSYLAEPALKTAVERSTTARTLPAGYPHKPVFPTRPYPPWSTAPITVPGQTRPLGVGGSITCTDSPAGSPAASPLKSTWPLSTPSPACPATIKLTLGAPPPPPNQSSPVKSVSDIVSSSPIRSYRTMPSPIKTVVQHGQYPAQVSGSPCKLATDPASIKNLASAYTSRTSSLHLVPNGSIPERSSAPIPPATSQKTPYNMYNSNLPFKTALGPTVVTDAGALPISSVKNISTLSSLKTSVDSTLSSRGGRTSLSSLSSTGQTTIPSSEFSMMNGSVSPVKYPSSSSTPSSPSSRLLSERSSSLQERIQATTQAATSGVSAAINEAIDSYSVSGYGTLKSLTSSRRTATTSSAYGSLRSVTAPTSSTGSSNTMTVPVYSLVNVIPETPVKPGPGSLKMALPDSSRASSSTSSSLSSCVTATKLKSQLKSPPFITPPIIHPTAASNQEILKDVADMKEDLIRMTAILQTDTQTAAKTVQTSHTGTPKEAKIEDEEPFTLVEKVKEDLVKVSEILQKDVISEGKTIAGKEKASEDEWEEFSKDEIEEAQRSALLDYYPPFDENTLLLKHPSMSGKDLELAKVVDYLTNDIGANSLSKMAELKCRYEEEAKREGEEKQKRVLKPSMSIQEHKLKMPPPVSGMLRSPSEKDLSKLAESYQGSDTILESPEDLSHEQDKSPLSDSGFETRSEKTPSAPQSAESTGPKPLFTDSPIPPCVTETRTEVVHIRSFEQPDDPCEPGFMEEAASALPAMEPEIASANSSKALQMKMPEEDSMMNKSMCLKEETHITTTTRMVYHKPQLTDGAEMIEEGMSVRDIMKAFQSGRDPSKDLAGLFEHKASQDSVKGDELTPRFLDRDIKSKPKVERIIEVHIEKGHSSAEPTEFIIRETKKHPELYVYKGDRGIRELTDYDEAQQEEEELTAEESLPSFLETSRVNTPVSQEEDSRPSSAQLMADDSYKALKLLSQHSVEYCDDELSEIRGESYRFAEKMLLSEKLDVSSLPQSDTEDSATMTDKSRHLVSEESGSRSTETMSQQHGSPKREFVSKSSKDGSPKSGKFLHRDDPSQFDKVTVLHYSTEQGSPKHAVWMRFTEDKHDRSREKLLYEDRVDQTVKEAEEKLSEVSQFFRDKTEKLNDELQSPEKKPVRREPKEPRSWPSSACSSPEKTQQKPKVGEEAFSKSKLREPSVGKMFGSTTTAEKKSSSLPSSPQKSVLSHTSEDKIKQTKTSESEPSSPAHVKSTSKVSAVRMKFESEAQKIVQSQSSPTKIPPPVQPKPSIKKLQESKLPIYQFAGGKSSKSETTEEGSTKKDVEKDIGDSKPTLMSMPKSSKVDKNIPEALPQINETKSDKATAKGKVIHSSLTQEIKESIKVQKAQAPALRDTAKLAEKVSDAKKYQQITTIESASKEMVTELQRDAEEPLNKNLRKKTESQIPVRTTPSTLDNDPTKKQTLAKPSQIPTLSKTKILSPDATPAKTDLTFEILDNAPRDSNSNNLPSPREMLEKVITPPVAITTKEDPKNFKGIKTLPVYVSVQVGRQAEREAKGAVYTVKQKSNSALSPISPDDDTLEQVSFIDSSGKSPLTPETPSSEEVSYEITCKTPDGLMEFLTGKPSPIMEVSEELEEDDQGNVETLTESKTGVHVTQADLANANEEERTVTDNQQDFTNNFNQQETTMSDMRDEITGQERQEVSKDKGIAYIEFPPPPPLDSVSENSDPERKGSCASSETETEMMDVNLQEEHDKHLLTEPIIRIQPPSPVNLGADDSQSDDDNGDDESIFQPIPCKKFTFKVPEEEEKKKEKEKTAKVKKHDKNGNNKEPQNGTNGSNGSSNGSKGSNGKAEDYEYEQNGNDQSITDCSIATTAEFSHDTDATEIDSLDGYELQDEDDGLCEQADLRLFGLPDSRRDVWATDSYRSCDRSFTQTKLEVIEEEKTPEECQKDTVKNDIPSNGVQSDGVSKDGAKSQEQKLSDKEGFSDTYFSYKLEEEFNSPFKTVATKGLDFDPWPSKGGEEEIVDMGGTRGSNGEPKPYGSAVDDQSQVTTPDTTPARTPTDDSTPTSEPNPFPFHEGKMFEMTRSGAIDMSKRDMVEERLQFFQIGPQSPCERTDLRMAIVADHLGLSWTELARELDFSVEEINFIRVENPNSLTAQSFMLLKKWVHRDGKNATTDALTAVLTKINRLDIVTLLEGPIFDYVPGWRSETSGAAVESAAQRRSPGTEEGSPDSLADSLEQPPAQNGGHTEAAGEGKAKEAKKKEDSSTAGPSRGREEGGDRSQHKVQGRVRPEESSSDEDTTVTTRVYRRRVILKGEEAKNIPGESVIEEQFTDEDGNLVTRKVIRKVVRRVLHSEERRESEGEIIAEEGAAGGGGGVVSGGADAASSTPTPAAAAAPGGKGKKKGKRSRHGHKEEAQRGKTESGDGANKKQGKKSHS